One Hoplias malabaricus isolate fHopMal1 unplaced genomic scaffold, fHopMal1.hap1 scaffold_182, whole genome shotgun sequence DNA segment encodes these proteins:
- the LOC136681977 gene encoding ryanodine receptor 2-like, whose protein sequence is MCAFASGSEILALKTRHTSPSRSADSQSSRTCSDDEVVLQCSATLHKEQQKLCLAAEGFGNRLCFLESTSNSKNVPPDLSICTFVLEQSLSVRALQEMLANTEEKAEGQVDVEKWKFMMKTAQGGGHRTLLYGHAVLLRHSYSGMYLCCLSTSRSSTDKLAFDVGLQDDTTGEACWWTIHPASKQRSEGEKVRVGDDLILVSVSSERYLHLSYGNGSLHVDAAFQQTLWSVAPICSGSEVAQGFLIGGDVLRLLHGHMDECLTVPSGEHGEEQRRTVHYEGGAVSTHARSLWRLETLRVA, encoded by the exons ATGTGTGCGTTTGCGtctggaagtgagatcctggcTCTGAAA ACCCGTCACACTTCACCGTCCCGCTCCGCTGACAGCCAGTCGTCCAGAACCTGCTCC gatgaCGAGGTGGTGTTACAGTGTTCAGCCACTCTTCACAAGGAGCAGCAGAAACTGTGTTTGGCTGCTGAGGGATTTGGGAACAGACTCTGCTTCCTGGAGTCCACCTCCAACTCCAAG AATGTTCCTCCGGATCTGTCCATCTGCACGTTCGTCCTGGAGCAGTCTCTGTCCGTCCGTGCCCTGCAGGAGATGCTGGCCAACACAGAGGAGAAGGCTGAGGGG CAAGTAGATGTGGAAAAATGG AAATTCATGATGAAg acagCGCAGGGTGGAGGTCATCGCACTCTTCTCTATGGCCATGCTGTCTTACTCAGGCACTCCTACAGTGGaatg TACCTCTGCTGTCTGTCCACCTCCCGCTCTTCCACAGATAAACTAGCGTTCGACGTGGGCCTCCAGGACGACACGACAG gtgaagcCTGTTGGTGGACCATACACCCAGCGTCTAAGCAGCGGTCGGAGGGGGAGAAAGTGCGAGTGGGTGATGACCTCATCCTGGTCAGTGTGTCCTCTGAGCGTTACCTG CACTTATCCTATGGGAATGGCAGTTTACATGTGGATGCGGCTTTTCAGCAGACTCTGTGGAGCGTAGCACCGATCTGCTCCGGGAGTGAGGTCGCTCAGg GCTTCCTGATTGGTGGAGACGTCTTGAGGCTGCTGCATGGGCACATGGACGAGTGCTTGACCGTCCCGTCAGGAGAACACGGCGAGGAGCAGCGCAG gaCGGTGCACTACGAGGGGGGAGCTGTGTCCACCCATGCTCGCTCCCTCTGGAGACTCGAGACCCTCCGAGTAGCGTGA